The Girardinichthys multiradiatus isolate DD_20200921_A chromosome Y, DD_fGirMul_XY1, whole genome shotgun sequence genome has a window encoding:
- the LOC124865073 gene encoding nucleoside diphosphate kinase B-like codes for MEQTFIAVKPDGVQRGLCGEIIKRFEHRGFKLVAAKFVQASEDHMKKHYLDLKDMPFYAGLCKYMSSGPVFAMVWEGQNIVKLARMMLGETNPADSKPGSIRGDLCINIGRNIIHGSDTLDNAKLEVGLWFKPEEFVKWTPCAQTFLYE; via the exons ATGGAGCAGACCTTCATCGCTGTGAAGCCTGATGGCGTCCAGAGAGGACTGTGTGGTGAGATCATCAAGCGCTTCGAGCACAGAGGTTTCAAGCTGGTCGCTGCCAAGTTTGTGCAG GCCTCTGAAGACCACATGAAGAAGCACTACCTTGACCTGAAGGACATGCCTTTCTACGCAGGACTCTGCAAATACATGTCCTCCGGACCAGTCTTCGCCATG GTTTGGGAGGGTCAGAACATTGTGAAGCTGGCCAGGATGATGTTGGGTGAGACCAACCCCGCTGACTCCAAGCCTGGCAGCATCCGTGGAGACCTGTGCATCAACATTGGCAG AAACATCATCCATGGCAGCGACACCCTGGATAACGCCAAGCTGGAGGTCGGTCTTTGGTTCAAGCCTGAGGAGTTCGTCAAATGGACCCCCTGCGCTCAGACCTTCCTGTATGAGTAA